A genomic stretch from Strongyloides ratti genome assembly S_ratti_ED321, chromosome : 1 includes:
- a CDS encoding U6 snRNA-associated Sm-like protein LSm1, with protein sequence MELPDPYLPGAVSLLDSLGKKVIVQLRDDETTERIYVDKCYGDIPRGVFLIRGENVVLTGEIDESRQVDLKEVDVTEILCMQQEKIEEKKAEFERRAKMLAEKGHLIGEQQIRGSELMLEDTY encoded by the exons ATGGAACTTCCAGATCCCTATCTACCTGGAGCTGTTTCATTATTAGATTCATTAggaaaaaaagttattgttCAACTTCGTGATG ATGAGACAACAGAAAGAATTTATGTAGATAAATGTTATGGAGATATACCAAGAGGTGTTTTTCTTATTCGTGGTGAAAATGTTGTATTGACTGGGGAAATTGATGAAAGTAGACAAGTAGATTTAAAAGAAGTAGATGTTACAGAAATTTTATGTATGCAACAAGAAAAAATTGAGGAGAAAAAAGCTGAGTTTGAGAGACGTGCCAAGATGTTAGCAGAAAAAGGACATTTAATTGGTGAACAACAGATAAGGGGAAGTGAATTAATGTTGGAAGATACGTATTAA
- a CDS encoding E3 ubiquitin-protein ligase RNF185, producing MESNITSENEPCRDESTKSDSNNEKQDNEEKKDDNGRFECNICLDAANDAVVTMCGHLYCWVCLSYWMDSRPSKKCCPVCKASISEDKIIPIYGRGGNKVDPRSKKVPPRPRGQRTEEPANQFGIGFYPISFVASLFNTQTNSNENRNNREDTREYQQEQMLSNGSFYIAVLFLLWLFFF from the exons ATGGAATCGAATATTACATCAGAAAACGAGCCTTGTAGAGACGAATCAACAAAATCGGATTCGAATAATGAAAAACAAGATAATGAGGAAAAGAAAGATGATAATGGAAG atttGAATGCAATATTTGTTTAGATGCAGCAAATGATGCAGTTGTAACTATGTGTGGACATTTATATTGTTGGGTATGTCTTAGTTATTGGATGGATTCAAGACCTTCTAAGAAATGTTGTCCAGTTTGTAAAGCATCAATATCagaagataaaattattccaATTTATGGAAGAGGAGGAAATAAAGTAGATCCAAGAAGTAAAAAGGTTCCACCACGTCCACGAGGGCAAAGGACAGAAGAACCAGCTAATCAATTTG GTATTGGATTCTACCCTATTTCTTTTGTAgcatcattatttaatactCAGACAAACAGTAATGAAAATCGTAATAATAGAGAAGATACACGAGAGTATCAACAAGAACAAATGTTATCTAATGGTTCCTTCTATATTGCAGTTCTCTTTTTATTATGGCTATTCTTTTTCTAG
- a CDS encoding Phosphatidylethanolamine-binding protein 1, which translates to MLSVVSLLFRSSAISRSSILVKPIQHRSISSKMSLEAFKTNEIVPDVISNAPKKIINVSFNSGVSVNMGNKLKPRQVKDQPTIDYEAESGALYTLAMTDPDAPSRQNPTFREWEHWLVVNIPGKDISKGDVLAEYIGSGPPSGTGFHRYVYLLYKQQGKITDSEHGHLPNNSGDKRGGFKIEKFARKHNLEGPIAGNFYEAEWDDYVPELYKQLGG; encoded by the exons ATGTTATCTGttgtatcattattatttcgTTCATCAGCCATTTCAAGAAGTAGTATTCTTGTAAAGCCTATCCAACATCG ATCAATTTCAAGCAAAATGTCATTAGAAGcttttaaaacaaatgaaATTGTACCCGATGTTATTAGTAATGCACCAAAGAAGATAATTAATGTGTCTTTTAATAGTGGAGTTTCTGTTAACATGGGTAATAAGCTTAAACCAAGACAGGTCAAAGATCAACCTACTATTGATTATGAGGCGGAATCAGGAGCTTTGTACACTTTGGCTATGACtg atCCCGATGCTCCAAGTCGTCAAAATCCAACATTTCGTGAATGGGAACATTGGTTAGTTGTTAATATTCCTGGAAAAGATATTTCCAAAGGTGATGTTCTTGCTGAATACATAGGAAGTGGTCCACCATCAGGAACAGGTTTTCATCGTTATGTTTACCTTCTTTACAAACAACAAGGAAAAATAACTGATTCTGAACATGGACATTTACCAAATAATTCCGGTGATAAACGTGGTGGTTTTAAAATTGAGAAGTTTGCACGCAAACACAATCTTGAGGGTCCAATTGCTGGAAACTTTTACGAAGCTGAATGGGATGATTATGTTCCagaattatataaacaattaggtggttaa
- a CDS encoding FI20063p1: MNSNHQIKNKKNNLPSPHILRILIPSKYIGTLIGKDGNHPIKEIHTTSNAKCIIDKSMPFRIFPTFSVKTITFVGDIEGVCKACRLVLDFIRNTQEANGTENKKYEVYVRFPNVFIGKLIGKKGSNIKKMIEETSSQITVSADSFIVSLPNDLYRYIPEILSNERTVVVSSDNILKVMSAIKKISEIRHEMNVNFNDKSIFPHMYGFQIPHLTNNILHFDNNLLRYQGNVYQNSFLNSFVDGRQALHPNNFINQTKIPVINTLKIFVPENCVGPVIGAKGSYIKFIISQSGTQVKIESSPGNHNSHETKENNSEDDKTNVNDENLNDDKLKDNKKDEALKNSSDRELLITGYGPNIQYAQQLIFLKIADTTSTHIDKLILTIEIQIPHEITGKVIGKQGKNINFLQRKTGAKVCILEGPTSPSNKTNRLTKVRIRGTIAAISNVQFRLQKIVVDNCYEKKNSHNNGESTL, encoded by the exons atgaactCTAATcatcaaattaaaaataaaaag aATAATTTACCCTCTCCACATATATTAAGAATACTTATTCCTTCAAAATATATAGGAACACTTATTGGAAAAGATGGGAATCATCCAATCAAAGAAATTCATACAACATCAAATGCAAAAtgtataattgataaaagtaTGCCATTTAGAATTTTTCCAACGTTTTCTGTGAAAACAATTACTTTTGTGGGAGATATTGAAGGTGTATGTAAAGCTTGCCGCTTAGTATTAGACTTTATTCGAAATACTCAAGAAGCAAATGGTactgaaaataaaaagtatgaaGTTTATGTAAGATTCCCAAATGTCTTTATTGGAAAACTTATAGGCAAAAAAGGTagcaatataaaaaaaatgattgaaGAAACAAGTAGCCAAATTACAGTTTCAGCGGATTCTTTTATTGTTTCACTTCCCAATGATTTGTATCGTTATATTCCGGAAATATTATCTAATGAAAGAACTGTTGTTGTATCTTCAGACAACATTTTAAAGGTTATGTCAgcaattaaaaagatttctGAAATTAGACATGAAATGAATGtcaattttaatgataaatctATTTTTCCACACATGTATGGATTTCAAATTCCTCATTTAACTAACAATATCCttcattttgataataatctATTACGATACCAAGGGAATGTTTAtcaaaattcatttttaaattcttttgttGATGGTAGACAGGCATTACATCCAAATAATTTCATAAATCAAACGAAGATTCCTGttattaatactttaaaaattttcgtTCCAGAAAATTGTGTTGGACCTGTTATTGGTGCAAAAGGatcttatattaaatttattataagtCAATCAGGAACTCAAGTAAAGATTGAGTCATCACCTGGAAATCACAATTCTCATgaaacaaaagaaaataatagtGAAGATGATAAAACTAATGTAAATGATGAAAATCTCAACGACGATAAATTGAaggataataaaaaagatgaagctttaaaaaatagtagTGATCGTGAACTACTAATTACAGGATACGGTCCAAATATTCAATATGCTcaacaattaatatttttaaaaattgctGATACCACATCAACACATATTGACAAATTGATACTTACTATTGAAATTCAAATCCCTCATGAAATTACAGGGAAAGTTATTGGAAAACAAGGAAAAAAt ataaattttctaCAAAGAAAAACAGGTGCAAAAGTTTGCATATTAGAAGGACCAACATCTCCTAGCAATAAGACAAACCGTTTAACAAAAGTTCGTATCAGAGGTACAATAGCTGCAATTTCAAATGTTCAATTTCGACTTCAAAAAATCGTTGTTGATAATTgctatgaaaaaaaaaatagtcaTAATAATGGAGAAAGCACTTTATAG